A stretch of Colletotrichum lupini chromosome 2, complete sequence DNA encodes these proteins:
- a CDS encoding cytochrome P450, with protein sequence MDVPLSKLENLPWTLVECLLTYLVRKTPIGMTFADLMMDSKAFPDPRMFDPERWLDSHPLYAQSTKCFFPFGRGHRNCIGLNLAWAEMYVALAKVLRRFDLELYDVIRERDIDHYRDCFLGEPRDDKKGVRVKILRLLD encoded by the exons ATGGATGTGCCGCTGAGTAAGCTCGAAAACTTGCCGTGGACC TTGGTTGAGTGTTTACTGACCTACCTGGTTCGGAAGACGCCAATCGGCATGACATTCGCCGATCTGATGATGGACTCGAAGGCCTTTCCAGACCCTAGAATGTTTGATCCCGAGAGATGGCTCGATTCTCACCCTCTTTACGCCCAGAGCACGAAATGCTTCTTCCCTTTTGGGCGCGGACACCGCAATTGCATTGGACTCAA TCTTGCTTGGGCAGAGATGTACGTTGCGCTTGCAAAAGTTCTGCGTCGATTTGATCTGGAGTTATACGATGTAATCAGAGAAAGGGATATTGACCACTACCGTGACTGCTTCCTGGGCGAGCCTCGGGATGACAAGAAAGGCGTTCGGGTCAAGATTCTTCGTCTTTTGGACTAA